One segment of Vibrio mimicus DNA contains the following:
- the pqqA gene encoding pyrroloquinoline quinone precursor peptide PqqA translates to MWKKPTFKELRLGMEVTLYISNR, encoded by the coding sequence ATGTGGAAAAAACCCACTTTTAAAGAACTGCGTTTGGGCATGGAAGTGACACTCTACATCAGCAATCGCTGA
- a CDS encoding 4Fe-4S binding protein, with protein sequence MAKQFSIRQWRIPKPWHRVGISLKYFVLLALVGLSFVSLTTAERLSELEPFKTAVTLLFQREWAFVAYALILLLLASKIHKVYCRYLCPLGAGLAILGRLRLFSWLDRKKECGTPCQLCAKSCGVNAIREDGQIDYNECVQCLECSVIYHDPQRCVVQRYGKKRRPPPQNDIPVQTLTP encoded by the coding sequence TTGGCCAAGCAGTTTTCAATCCGTCAATGGCGCATTCCAAAACCTTGGCACCGAGTCGGAATCTCGCTCAAATACTTCGTCCTGCTTGCTTTAGTCGGGCTAAGTTTTGTCTCATTAACAACGGCAGAACGCTTGTCGGAATTGGAGCCGTTTAAAACCGCGGTCACCCTTTTGTTTCAACGCGAATGGGCTTTTGTGGCTTACGCGCTGATCTTATTGTTACTCGCGAGCAAGATTCATAAAGTTTACTGCCGCTATCTTTGCCCACTTGGCGCAGGGCTAGCCATTTTAGGCCGATTGCGCCTATTCAGCTGGTTAGACAGAAAAAAAGAGTGCGGCACACCTTGCCAACTGTGCGCCAAATCTTGTGGTGTAAACGCAATTCGAGAGGATGGGCAGATCGATTACAACGAGTGTGTCCAGTGTTTAGAATGCAGCGTGATCTACCACGATCCACAACGCTGCGTAGTCCAACGCTACGGGAAAAAGCGACGCCCACCACCACAGAATGACATCCCCGTACAAACCCTCACTCCATAG